The DNA window ATGGGGTGAGCTTTGAAGAGGCTGTTCACGTCTTCCACGACCCATTGCAGGTCTCCATCCAGGATCGCATTGAAGGCGGCGAGCAACGCTGGCAGACCTTCGGTCTGGTCAGTGGTGTGGTTCTGCTGATGGTGGCGCATACCGTGCGCGAGGACGATGAAAACGGCCACGCCATCGAGGTCATCCGTATCATCTCGGCGCGTCGCGCCGACCGCATGGAAAGACAACGCTATGAAGAGCAAAATCGTTAGACACACTATGGACTCGCTGCCGCCCCTGACGGCGACACAGCAGGCCCACCTGAAGGCGCTGGCTGCGCAGCCTGACAGTACCATCGATACGAGCGACAGCCCTGTGTTGAGCGCAGCGCAATGGGATACCTCCGTGCGTGGGCGGTTCTATCGACCGATCAAGCAGCAGATCACGGCCCGCATCGATGCCGATGTGCTGGACTGGCTCAAGGGCCAGGGCAAGGGCTACCAATCGCGCATCAATGC is part of the Thiomonas sp. X19 genome and encodes:
- a CDS encoding BrnT family toxin, with translation MTTNLRFEWDEAKNRANQRKHGVSFEEAVHVFHDPLQVSIQDRIEGGEQRWQTFGLVSGVVLLMVAHTVREDDENGHAIEVIRIISARRADRMERQRYEEQNR
- a CDS encoding BrnA antitoxin family protein — protein: MKSKIVRHTMDSLPPLTATQQAHLKALAAQPDSTIDTSDSPVLSAAQWDTSVRGRFYRPIKQQITARIDADVLDWLKGQGKGYQSRINAILRKEMLAQKA